The window TTGCAGTTGCCGATGCAAAACGCCGGCGGCCATGCTCGCCGAACGCATGGCGATGGTCACGCCGGAGGAGAACACTGGGTCGAGGAATTCTGCGGCGTTGCCCAGCAGCGCGAAGCCCGGGCCGTGCAGGGTTTTGACGTTGGCCGAGTAACCGCCGATGGTGCGCGCCGGCGTGTCCCACACGGCATTTTTCAGCACGCCAGCCAGGCTTGGGGTTTCAGCGATGAAGCCACGCAGGCAATCGTCCAGATTCTCCATGCGCCCTTCGAAATGTTCGGCGGCCGCGACCACGCCCACCGAGCAGCGGCCGTTGCTGAACGGAATGGTCCAGAACCAGATGTCGCGATGGATCGGGTGGGTGGTGATGAGGATTTTTTCCCGCTCGAAGGTCGGGCTGTCGATATGGTCTTCGATGTGGGTGAACACGGCCTGGCGCACCGGGAAGTTCGACGGCGCCTCAAGGTCCAGCAGGCGTGGCAGCACGCGACCGTAGCCGCTGGCATCGAGCACAAAATCCGCTTCGACGCGGTACTGGCTGCCATCCTCGCGCAGCACATCAAGCTGTGGTTTCGGCAAGTCGAAATCGGCGCTGACGATGGCTTCGCCATAACGAACGTCGACGCCTTGCAGCGCGGCCTGATCGGCCAGCAGTTTGTCGAAATCGGCGCGTTGCACCTGGAAAGTCGTCGGTTTGCCGTTGCTGAAGGTGTCACCGAAATCAAAGGCGCTGTAGTGCTCACCCCAGGCGAACGCGGCGCCGTTTTTCATCTGGAACCCGGCGGCGTTCACGGCCTCGAGCATGCCGGCTTCTTCGACGAAATCCAGGCAGTGCGACAACAGGCTTTCACCGATGGAAAACCGTGGGAAGTGCTGGCGTTCGATCATCAGCACGTCGTGGCCTTTGCGCTTGAGCAGCGCGGCGGCAATGGCGCCCGAAGGACCCGCGCCAATGACAACAACCTGGCGACGTTCCATTTCAACTGTTGGCACGGGGGCTCCTTGCCGGGGCGGCGAGATTCAAAGGGGTTTGGTGCATGCCGGCGAGTGCCGGCAGCAGCGTAGCGATCAGGCCCATCACCATCAGCGCGAAGTACAGCGCGGGGCTGATGAGCTGTTGTTGCAGCAGCAGGTTGAGAAAGACGATCTCGCTCAACCCGCGAATATTGAGCAGCAGGCTTTCGCGCCAGCGACTGGCGCCTTCAAACGAAGTACCGGCCCAGCCGAGGCCGAGCCAGTTGCCCAGGAGTTTGCTGGCAATCGGCAACAGCAGCAGCGCCGCCAGCTGCACCCAGCCGAGGCTGGCCATGGCGGCATGGACATTGATCTGCACGATGCCGAACGTGAGGATCAGCGGGATGGCGATCCAGGTTTGCAAACGGATCATCCAGATCGCCGGCAACGGCAACCCCAGCGGCACTTTCAGTGCGGCCATGCACAGCAGATAACCGATGCCGAAAATCAGGGCATTGAGCTTGAAGTGTTCGGCGACCACCAGCAGCGCGAAGAAGCAGCCGCTGTGCAGCAACGGTTGGCGCAAACCCAGCAAACGCAGGAGCAACGGCAGGCAAGCGCCGGCCAGCGGCAACAGCAGACTGCTCAGGTGCAGGCTGCCTTGGGCAAAGCCGAACAGCGTCCAGCACGTCAGGTCGATGAGGATCGCGGTTTGCACCAGGCGACGGGTCGCAGCGGGCGGGTAGTTGATGTGGCGCAGGTACAAAAACAACACCGGAATGGCGGTGATGGCGAACACCAGGCCCACCGCCAGCGAACTGATCCACGGTTGCGGCGGCAGCAGCCACACCGAAGTGACAAGCCCGCAGGTAAACGGAATGCAAAAACTCGGCAGGGCGATTTTCAGGCTCTGGCGATCCAGCCGCAGGTCGATCACATCGCTGAGGATGTTTCCCAGCAACAAGGCAAAACCGAGGCTGTAGAGGTTTTTCAGCCACACTGGCGAGATCAGCTCGGCGCCGCTGAGTTGCCAGCCCGGCTCGATCCAGAAGTACATCAGCAGCGGCAGGCCGAAAGTCGCCAACAGCAATTGGCTGACGATCGGGATCAGACCGAAGTGCCGACCCACGCGGGTGGCGACGGCAAACATCGCCAGGGCCATCAGCCAAAACAGGGCGATCATCATGCGGCTGGCTCCACGACGGTGGCGGCATGCACTTGGCGTCCGGCCCATGGCGCCAGGATGAAACTGAAGGCCAGGCCGAGGCTCACCGACAGACCGAAGTTGCTCACCGCCGGTGTGCTGGACACCGCCAGCAAACCGAACGACAGCCACGTGGTCACCGCCGCCAGCAAGGTGCCCAGCAGGCTCACAGCAGCGCCGCCGACCTGTTCGCGCATGAGGATCGCGTAATCGACGCTGATCGCCGTCACCAGCAACAGGCCGAACAGGCTGAACAGGGTCAGCGGTTGACCCATCCAGCCGAGACTGGCGAGGCTGCATAGCGCAGCAAGCAAAGGCAGCGAGACGATGCGCAACGCCCCACCGAAGCCGAACGGCAGGATCAGCACCAGCACGATCAACACGCAGGAAGCGAGTTTCAATTCTGCCGCGCTGATCTGGGTCGCGGCGAAAACGCTGTTTAATTCACCGAGGCGGTCGACCAGTTCGACGCCCGGCAAATCCAGCGCCTGAACGCGCAGCAGCGAAGGGTTGTTCAGGCCTTGCAGGCTGACCATTGCCGCCACGCCGTCATCGGTCGGCCCCAGCCACAGGGTGCGATAAGGTTCCGCCAGCGGCCCGACAAGCGATGCGTCGATGTCTTCGACAGGCAGCGCCTGCAGCGTTGCAAGCTCCGCCTGCAGCGCTTCTGCCGGCACGCCGAGGTCGAGCAAGGGCTGCCAGAACTGCGGCAACTTGCTCAACGCGTCGCGCACTTTGCGCTGATCGCTCGGTTGGCTGACCAGTTGATTCAGCGACAGGTAGCCTTGGAGTTTTTCCAGGTTGACCAACTGATCCAGGCGCTCGCTCAGCGCGGTTTGGCGTTCGAGCAGTTCCTGCTGATTGGCCGCGCGCACCAGGAAGAACTGGCTGGTCGGTTGATAGCCGGTAATGCGCGCAATGGCCTGGGCTTCGTCAGTCAATTGCTGGGGCGCGCCGATCCACTGGCGGATATCGTTTTTGCTCTCGAGCTGCAACAAACCGCCGGCGCAGAAAGCAATCAGCAGCGCCAATAACACTGGCGTACTCACGTGCTTGAGCAGCGCTTCACGCAGGTTCAGCAAACACTCGCAGACACGCAGCGGCCAACGCGCCGGCCGCAGGTTCACGCCCTTGAGCAGCGCAGGCAGCAGGCACACCGCTGACAGGTAAGCGCCGAGCAGGCCGGCGGCGGAGAACACGGCAATCTGGGTCAGGGCCGGGAACGGCGTCCAGGCCAGGGCCAGGTAGCCGATGCAACTGGTGATCAGGCTCAGCGTCAGGCCCGGCAGGGTCAGGCGTAACGCCGGCCAACTGTTCCAGGGTTTCAGGCTCCAGCTTTTCGACAGGTAATGCAGCGGGTAATCGACGGCCACGCCGATCAGGCTCGAACCGAGTACCAGCGTCATCACATGCATGTGGCCGAACAGCGCCACGCACGCCACCGCACCAAACAGCATGCCCACCAGCACCGGAACGAAAGCGAGCAAGACACGCCAGCGCCGGAAGGCCAGTAACAGCAGCAACAGAATGCCGACGGTGGC is drawn from Pseudomonas sp. 31-12 and contains these coding sequences:
- a CDS encoding NAD(P)/FAD-dependent oxidoreductase; amino-acid sequence: MPTVEMERRQVVVIGAGPSGAIAAALLKRKGHDVLMIERQHFPRFSIGESLLSHCLDFVEEAGMLEAVNAAGFQMKNGAAFAWGEHYSAFDFGDTFSNGKPTTFQVQRADFDKLLADQAALQGVDVRYGEAIVSADFDLPKPQLDVLREDGSQYRVEADFVLDASGYGRVLPRLLDLEAPSNFPVRQAVFTHIEDHIDSPTFEREKILITTHPIHRDIWFWTIPFSNGRCSVGVVAAAEHFEGRMENLDDCLRGFIAETPSLAGVLKNAVWDTPARTIGGYSANVKTLHGPGFALLGNAAEFLDPVFSSGVTIAMRSASMAAGVLHRQLQGESVDWQTEFAAPLKRGVDTFRCYVEGWYAGTFQDVIYHPGSSADIRRMISAILAGYAWDERNPFVSEPKRRLRVLSELCARDVS
- a CDS encoding sodium:proton antiporter, with product MMIALFWLMALAMFAVATRVGRHFGLIPIVSQLLLATFGLPLLMYFWIEPGWQLSGAELISPVWLKNLYSLGFALLLGNILSDVIDLRLDRQSLKIALPSFCIPFTCGLVTSVWLLPPQPWISSLAVGLVFAITAIPVLFLYLRHINYPPAATRRLVQTAILIDLTCWTLFGFAQGSLHLSSLLLPLAGACLPLLLRLLGLRQPLLHSGCFFALLVVAEHFKLNALIFGIGYLLCMAALKVPLGLPLPAIWMIRLQTWIAIPLILTFGIVQINVHAAMASLGWVQLAALLLLPIASKLLGNWLGLGWAGTSFEGASRWRESLLLNIRGLSEIVFLNLLLQQQLISPALYFALMVMGLIATLLPALAGMHQTPLNLAAPARSPRANS
- a CDS encoding MMPL family transporter → MTLPSERKLPWLFLTLLLAVLALAGWQWRDGAPLSANLMELVPGTAPDALELRAEQRMQEPLNREMLVLVGHKDRPQAIAMAQKLGERWQASGLFEKVQWNLQADLPALRTQLLQGRLAMLSAMDRQQLIDHPDAFIQQRVQALFDPFTGFSLVPSQEDWLGLTGRIQNSQPQHGAVQLDIGSGALVADADGKSWVLLRAKTTGNAFDMSLPLQVADLLEHSRGEAAQADVQLLAASGLLYAANGQRQATREMTWVGGGATVGILLLLLLAFRRWRVLLAFVPVLVGMLFGAVACVALFGHMHVMTLVLGSSLIGVAVDYPLHYLSKSWSLKPWNSWPALRLTLPGLTLSLITSCIGYLALAWTPFPALTQIAVFSAAGLLGAYLSAVCLLPALLKGVNLRPARWPLRVCECLLNLREALLKHVSTPVLLALLIAFCAGGLLQLESKNDIRQWIGAPQQLTDEAQAIARITGYQPTSQFFLVRAANQQELLERQTALSERLDQLVNLEKLQGYLSLNQLVSQPSDQRKVRDALSKLPQFWQPLLDLGVPAEALQAELATLQALPVEDIDASLVGPLAEPYRTLWLGPTDDGVAAMVSLQGLNNPSLLRVQALDLPGVELVDRLGELNSVFAATQISAAELKLASCVLIVLVLILPFGFGGALRIVSLPLLAALCSLASLGWMGQPLTLFSLFGLLLVTAISVDYAILMREQVGGAAVSLLGTLLAAVTTWLSFGLLAVSSTPAVSNFGLSVSLGLAFSFILAPWAGRQVHAATVVEPAA